The following proteins come from a genomic window of Drosophila sulfurigaster albostrigata strain 15112-1811.04 chromosome X, ASM2355843v2, whole genome shotgun sequence:
- the LOC133848502 gene encoding uncharacterized protein LOC133848502 has translation MIPLSVLIFATVLFSLATNGANGSCSVQFRYPKPQMVVHFGSKHLLRETPDTLTGELYEKYDIYCKHGFQTQSYENIDGQHKELKCESNYYFYMDTPNYSTQQVNWISCSGSQSSRMFESFTKLPDCENEMTLVVGHDFKELGSLKNIAICYDLLKAKVKYVAYTAYPSKMKIIEKTQIGQLNSLGLDVEVSPTNAMFNAISTTDILNALKKDRQLKQLFGDETFEYTNLIQDNAFKGDFDESSMAVKMLNIVWLRALRSGNWRHLLNALDVANLNGKYDVRIGVSGVVKLPMLQSCNVTQQMLLELPNGDTVAVPSHIWAHIRHLPQQSEASINNATNDEFVAIAHNSPFVTNDQRQELCNSMCHEVPWLKDSLFMKLQNYPIYGVVQCCRVADVVDKLDYFPKSNGPPPSLDAPKYWILPRPPPPKFEVQDENDDEID, from the exons ATGATTCCGCttagtgttttaattttcgcGACCGTTCTCTTCTCTCTTGCAACTAATGGAGCAAATGGAAGTTGCAGTGTTCAATTTCGATATCCAAAGCCACAAATGGTTGTCCATTTTGGCTCAAAACATTTGTTACGCGAGACGCCCGATACATTAACCGGAGAACTGTACGAAAAATATGACATATATTGCAAACATGGATTTCAAAC CCAAAGTTATGAAAATATTGACGGTCAGCATAAGGAACTGAAGTGTGAAAGTAACTACTATTTTTATATGGACACTCCAAATTACAGCACTCAGCAAGTAAATTGGATATCCTGTTCGGGTTCACAATCGAGTCGAATGTTTGAAAGCTTTACGAAGTTGCCCGAttgtgaaaatgaaatgactTTGGTTGTTGGACATGATTTCAAAGAGCTGGGCTCTTTAAAGAACATTGCCATTTGTTACGATTTACTAAAAGCGAAGGTGAAATATGTTGCTTACACGGCATATCCATCGAAGatgaaaattattgaaaag ACACAAATCGGACAACTAAATAGCCTAGGTCTTGATGTCGAAGTCTCTCCGACAAACGCCATGTTCAATGCGATCAG CACAACGGACATATTGAACGCATTGAAAAAGGATAGACAATTGAAGCAATTGTTTGGTGATGAGACCTTCGAGTACACTAATCTAATACAGGACAATGCATTCAAAGGCGATTTCGATGAATCGAGTATGGCTGTGAAAATGCTAAACATTGTCTGGTTGCGTGCTCTGCGTTCGGGCAATTGGCGGCATCTGCTCAATGCCCTCGATGTGGCCAATCTCAATGGCAAATATGATGTTCGCATTGGCGTCTCCGGTGTGGTTAAACTGCCGATGCTGCAGTCCTGCAATGTGACCCAGCAAATGCTTCTTGAACTGCCAAATGGTGATACAGTCGCTGTGCCATCGCACATTTGGGCCCACATTCGTCACCTGCCACAACAGTCCGAGGCATCGATCAATAATGCCACAAATGATGAGTTTGTTGCCATCGCCCACAATTCACCATTT GTAACCAACGATCAGCGACAAGAATTGTGCAACAGCATGTGCCACGAGGTGCCCTGGCTGAAGGACAGTCTCTTCATGAAGTTACAAAATTATCCCATCTACGGTGTCGTTCAGTGTTGTCGAGTCGCCGATGTTGTAGATAAGCTCGATTATTTCCCAAAGTCTAATGGGCCGCCACCATCTCTGGATGCGCCAAAATACTGGATTCTGCCCAGGCCTCCTCCACCGAAATTCGAGGTTCAAGATGAAAATGATGATGAAATtgattaa